The Allocatelliglobosispora scoriae genome contains a region encoding:
- a CDS encoding SCO6745 family protein, whose product MTPEQAVAASRRSVQALGGAAPTCPKTLQRARELGLSGWAFTIAGRGGVLGEVRPELVAASLGLIAPDAVQAGWESARAIIPPVMVAAEVMTQVRRWGAENLQTTPRVERLAELAKRVVRAADPAGLPLFAAWRAASRPLADPAESAAVGLFLLREYGAGVFLMAARVGGLAPVEALISGRAGEAAAVAYGWQPPFPSPGPLARRRAWVDGATDRIVGRSYGVLTRPERLEWTTLVNAASGAVGPVRFSWAGDPTAPTSS is encoded by the coding sequence ATGACCCCCGAGCAGGCGGTCGCGGCGAGCCGGCGTTCGGTCCAGGCGCTCGGCGGCGCCGCACCGACGTGCCCCAAGACCCTTCAGCGTGCCCGTGAGCTGGGGCTGAGTGGCTGGGCCTTCACCATCGCCGGTCGCGGCGGGGTCCTGGGCGAGGTGCGGCCGGAACTCGTCGCCGCCTCCCTCGGACTGATCGCGCCGGATGCGGTGCAGGCCGGCTGGGAGTCGGCTCGCGCGATCATCCCGCCGGTGATGGTCGCCGCCGAGGTGATGACCCAGGTCCGGCGGTGGGGAGCGGAGAATCTCCAGACCACCCCACGGGTGGAACGCCTCGCTGAGCTCGCCAAACGGGTGGTCCGGGCGGCGGACCCGGCCGGCCTGCCGCTCTTCGCAGCCTGGCGGGCCGCCTCCCGGCCGCTCGCCGATCCCGCCGAGTCCGCCGCCGTCGGGCTGTTCCTGCTGCGTGAATACGGTGCCGGGGTCTTCCTGATGGCGGCACGGGTCGGTGGCCTCGCCCCGGTGGAGGCGCTGATCTCGGGACGGGCCGGCGAGGCGGCGGCGGTCGCCTACGGCTGGCAGCCGCCCTTCCCCTCGCCCGGCCCGCTCGCTCGGCGGCGGGCCTGGGTCGACGGTGCGACCGACCGGATCGTGGGGCGTTCCTATGGAGTCCTCACCCGCCCGGAGCGGCTGGAGTGGACGACGCTGGTCAACGCGGCGTCCGGCGCGGTGGGACCGGTCCGGTTCAGCTGGGCGGGGGACCCCACCGCCCCGACCTCGAGTTAG
- a CDS encoding MBL fold metallo-hydrolase, protein MKVTKFEHSCVRVERDGAVLVIDPGPWASPAALDGVDAVLITHEHFDHLDVEKLADTLARRPTVTVHAHASVMLKLGVLKGVLNEVSSGQEFTAAGFGVKAYGGLHALVHPDVTPVPNLGFLVEGSVYHPGDSFDVPVGAEVETLFVPVSGPWLKISESVDFVRAIGPRRAIALHDGLLNDMGHMVGDANMTMLSGCDYSRLEPGATLAA, encoded by the coding sequence GTGAAGGTGACGAAGTTTGAGCATTCGTGCGTACGCGTCGAGCGGGACGGCGCCGTGCTCGTAATCGATCCCGGGCCCTGGGCCAGCCCCGCAGCGCTCGACGGCGTGGACGCCGTTCTCATCACCCACGAGCACTTCGACCATCTCGACGTGGAGAAACTCGCCGACACCCTGGCGCGGCGGCCGACCGTGACCGTGCACGCGCACGCCTCGGTGATGCTGAAGCTCGGCGTGCTCAAGGGTGTTCTCAACGAGGTCTCCTCCGGTCAGGAGTTCACCGCCGCGGGTTTCGGTGTCAAGGCTTATGGCGGGCTGCACGCGCTCGTGCACCCCGACGTGACGCCGGTGCCCAACCTCGGATTCCTCGTCGAGGGCTCGGTCTACCACCCCGGCGACTCGTTCGACGTGCCGGTCGGCGCCGAGGTCGAGACGCTCTTCGTGCCGGTGAGCGGGCCCTGGCTCAAGATCTCCGAGTCGGTGGACTTCGTCCGGGCGATCGGTCCGCGCCGGGCGATCGCCCTGCACGACGGGCTCCTCAACGACATGGGGCACATGGTCGGTGACGCCAACATGACGATGCTCTCCGGCTGCGACTATTCCCGACTGGAACCCGGCGCCACCCTCGCGGCATGA
- a CDS encoding TIGR04222 domain-containing membrane protein: MSDTWGISGPLFITFYVGVLVLVVLGTIVHRRFAFAGRDDGDPARLTPQHIAFLNGGADNAIATSLAWLHGHNAITVDASGVAQRSGGVPMGATNLDAAIMQETSAGLRARSLLNTPRVRAALDEIGAGLERDGLLIPAEARRSVRTGVYLLVGLILLGIWRAIDGVANERPIGFLVAAMVVAAVVTLLFLLVRPTRTRAGSKILYQVRRENLHLHNRNRPAYDTYGPDNSALAVGLFGGAALWSISPSLAGHAGIPRQTGSDGGSSYVGGDSGSGDSGGGGDSGGSGCGGGGCGGGGCGG; the protein is encoded by the coding sequence GTGAGCGATACGTGGGGCATCTCCGGACCCCTCTTCATCACCTTCTATGTCGGCGTACTGGTGCTGGTCGTGCTGGGCACGATCGTGCACCGGCGGTTCGCCTTCGCCGGTCGCGACGACGGCGACCCGGCCCGACTGACGCCGCAGCACATCGCCTTCCTCAACGGCGGGGCCGACAACGCGATCGCGACGTCGCTGGCGTGGCTGCACGGCCACAACGCGATCACGGTCGACGCGAGCGGGGTGGCTCAGCGCAGCGGCGGCGTCCCGATGGGCGCGACGAACCTGGACGCCGCGATCATGCAGGAGACCAGCGCCGGCCTCCGGGCCAGGTCGCTGCTCAACACGCCTCGGGTGCGCGCCGCGCTCGACGAGATCGGTGCGGGCCTGGAGCGCGACGGACTGCTCATCCCGGCCGAGGCGCGCCGCTCGGTCCGGACCGGCGTCTACCTGCTGGTCGGGCTCATCCTGCTCGGCATCTGGCGGGCGATCGACGGCGTCGCCAACGAGCGGCCCATCGGCTTCCTCGTCGCGGCCATGGTGGTCGCGGCCGTCGTCACGCTCCTGTTCCTGCTGGTCCGCCCGACCCGCACGCGGGCGGGCAGCAAGATCCTCTATCAGGTACGCCGGGAGAACCTCCACCTGCACAACCGCAACCGTCCGGCGTACGACACCTATGGGCCGGACAACTCGGCGCTCGCCGTCGGCCTCTTCGGCGGGGCGGCGTTGTGGTCCATCTCGCCGTCGCTCGCCGGGCACGCCGGGATCCCGCGCCAGACCGGCTCCGACGGCGGCTCCTCCTATGTCGGCGGCGACTCCGGCAGCGGCGATTCCGGTGGTGGCGGCGACTCCGGCGGCAGCGGCTGCGGTGGCGGGGGATGTGGCGGCGGCGGGTGCGGCGGGTGA
- a CDS encoding DUF692 domain-containing protein has product MWRRRVRRVSSPTTTGVAGVGIGWRPEISGFVESLPGLRFVEVIAESIGSVDLGGLRDRGIAVVPHGVRLSLGGADPVEPGRVARFAAAARLVDAKLASEHIAFVRAGGVEAGHLLPLPRSRDAVRAMVANTRCVQAELDCPLALEPIATLFDWPDDELTEADFITEILDQTGALLLLDIANVYANARNRGEDPAELLDRLPLERVAYVHVAGGAEHDGLYHDTHTDPVPVEVLELLGELCRRHRPPALLLERDGHYPAAAVLRSELDALAAVSAYPAIT; this is encoded by the coding sequence ATGTGGCGGCGGCGGGTGCGGCGGGTGAGCTCACCCACGACCACGGGCGTGGCCGGGGTCGGGATCGGATGGCGGCCGGAGATCTCCGGTTTCGTCGAGTCGCTTCCCGGCCTCCGCTTCGTCGAGGTCATCGCGGAGTCGATCGGCTCCGTCGACCTCGGCGGGCTGCGTGACCGCGGCATCGCCGTCGTGCCGCACGGGGTCCGGCTCTCCCTCGGCGGCGCGGACCCGGTCGAGCCGGGGCGGGTGGCGCGTTTCGCCGCCGCGGCCCGGCTCGTCGACGCGAAGCTCGCCAGCGAGCACATCGCCTTCGTCCGGGCCGGCGGGGTGGAGGCGGGTCACCTGCTGCCGCTGCCCCGCAGCCGGGACGCCGTCCGGGCGATGGTCGCCAACACGCGCTGCGTGCAGGCCGAGCTCGACTGCCCGCTGGCGCTGGAGCCGATCGCCACGCTCTTCGACTGGCCGGACGACGAGCTCACCGAGGCCGACTTCATCACCGAGATCCTCGACCAGACCGGCGCGCTGCTGCTGCTCGACATCGCCAACGTCTACGCCAACGCGCGCAACCGGGGTGAGGACCCGGCGGAGCTGCTCGACCGGTTGCCGCTGGAGCGGGTGGCCTACGTACACGTGGCGGGCGGCGCGGAGCACGACGGGCTCTATCACGACACGCACACCGATCCGGTCCCGGTCGAGGTGCTCGAACTGCTCGGGGAGCTCTGCCGCCGGCATCGGCCCCCGGCGCTGCTGCTGGAGCGGGACGGGCACTACCCGGCCGCCGCGGTACTGCGGAGCGAGCTGGACGCGCTGGCGGCCGTTTCGGCGTACCCGGCGATCACATGA
- a CDS encoding DUF4349 domain-containing protein, which produces MQKAPLFVAALAVALLAGCGSSNDGKAPMSGGRDTAAEAPAPAAGGDAKGFSYDTDAGGENGAKPQEGQVKTALGDRSIVYTGSLTVRVTDVEVSSAKAATIATTAGGFVGSEKRIHTAPDSQAFVTLRIPSAKFQSVVTDLAALGTELNREIATDDVTEQSIDLDARIASLRTSVESLRRLLSKSGSLADTIQLEQQLTQRLGELASLEGKKRRLDDLVTYSTITVNLVGPAVVIDLPEEDEPGFLGGLKAGWRAFIDFLQVSSAVLGFLLPFLVVLAVVIGIVWYLRRYRRRAKAVTPAVTPAPPAAVE; this is translated from the coding sequence GTGCAGAAGGCACCACTCTTCGTCGCCGCGCTGGCGGTCGCGCTCCTCGCGGGCTGCGGCTCCTCGAACGACGGCAAAGCGCCCATGTCGGGTGGCCGTGACACCGCCGCCGAAGCACCGGCGCCCGCCGCGGGCGGCGACGCCAAGGGCTTCTCCTACGACACCGACGCCGGTGGCGAAAACGGCGCCAAGCCGCAGGAGGGGCAGGTCAAGACGGCACTGGGCGACCGGTCCATCGTCTACACCGGCTCGCTCACCGTGCGGGTCACCGATGTCGAGGTCAGCTCCGCCAAGGCCGCGACGATCGCGACGACCGCGGGCGGCTTCGTCGGCAGCGAGAAACGCATCCACACCGCGCCCGACTCGCAGGCCTTCGTGACCCTGCGCATCCCGTCGGCGAAGTTCCAGTCGGTCGTCACGGACCTGGCGGCCCTCGGCACCGAGCTCAACCGCGAGATCGCGACCGACGACGTCACCGAGCAGTCGATCGACCTCGACGCCCGGATCGCCTCGCTGCGCACCAGCGTGGAGAGCCTGCGGCGGCTGCTCTCCAAGTCAGGCAGCCTCGCCGACACCATCCAGCTCGAGCAGCAGCTCACGCAGCGGCTCGGGGAGCTCGCGTCGCTGGAGGGCAAGAAGCGCCGCCTCGACGACCTGGTGACCTATTCGACGATCACGGTCAACCTGGTCGGTCCGGCCGTCGTCATCGATCTGCCGGAGGAGGACGAGCCCGGGTTCCTCGGCGGCCTCAAGGCCGGTTGGCGGGCGTTCATCGACTTCCTGCAGGTCTCGTCGGCGGTGCTCGGCTTCCTGCTGCCGTTCCTGGTGGTGCTGGCGGTCGTGATCGGCATCGTGTGGTACCTCCGCCGCTACCGCCGCCGCGCCAAGGCGGTGACGCCGGCCGTGACCCCGGCCCCGCCCGCCGCCGTCGAGTAG
- a CDS encoding amidohydrolase — MGDPLTAEWSLDRWLAAHGAELVSLRRHLHAHPELSHHEFETAGLIARELSAVGLAPRLLPRGNGVICDIGTGKRVVALRADLDALPVPDTKDVAYRSVVPGVSHSCGHDVHTAVLLGAGLALSQLAGRGELPGRVRLLFQPAAERFPFGAEEVISAGGLKDVTAIYGMHCAPQVKAGLVGVRAGTFTAAADTVEVRLSGRGGHTARPHLTADLVHALARLVVDVPALLERRIDPRAGVCMVFGSIHAGEAVNVIPHEGFARATVRILNREAWQQAPTLITRLIKEVAVTTGADASVDYIRGVPPVINDREATALIAAAAATALGSNRVIEAEISMGAEDFACYLEHVPGAMVRLGTGSPSGEDRLLDTHQSGFDVDERAIGYGIRVMVHTALAELTQVPR; from the coding sequence ATGGGAGATCCGTTGACCGCTGAATGGTCGCTCGACCGCTGGCTCGCAGCCCACGGTGCGGAGCTCGTCAGCCTGCGCAGGCACCTGCACGCCCATCCCGAGCTCTCGCACCACGAGTTCGAGACGGCGGGCCTGATCGCCCGGGAACTCTCCGCCGTCGGGCTCGCGCCGCGCCTGCTGCCCCGGGGCAACGGCGTCATCTGCGACATCGGCACCGGGAAACGGGTCGTCGCCCTGCGCGCCGACCTCGACGCCCTACCGGTGCCCGACACGAAGGACGTCGCCTACCGGTCGGTGGTGCCGGGGGTGTCGCACTCGTGCGGGCATGACGTGCACACCGCGGTGCTGCTCGGGGCAGGTCTCGCCCTGTCGCAGCTGGCGGGGCGGGGTGAGCTGCCGGGACGCGTACGCCTGCTCTTCCAGCCCGCCGCCGAGCGCTTCCCCTTCGGCGCCGAGGAGGTCATCTCCGCCGGGGGACTCAAGGACGTGACGGCGATCTACGGCATGCACTGCGCACCGCAGGTGAAGGCCGGTCTCGTCGGCGTACGCGCGGGCACCTTCACCGCCGCCGCCGACACCGTCGAGGTACGCCTCTCCGGCCGGGGCGGCCACACCGCTCGCCCCCACCTCACCGCGGACCTGGTGCACGCCCTGGCCCGGCTCGTCGTCGACGTCCCCGCACTCCTGGAGCGCCGGATCGATCCCCGGGCCGGCGTATGCATGGTCTTCGGCAGCATCCACGCCGGTGAGGCCGTCAACGTGATCCCGCACGAGGGTTTCGCCCGGGCCACGGTACGCATCCTCAATCGAGAAGCCTGGCAGCAGGCGCCGACCCTGATCACCAGGCTGATCAAGGAGGTGGCCGTGACGACGGGCGCGGACGCCTCGGTCGACTACATCCGCGGCGTACCCCCGGTGATCAATGACCGCGAGGCGACCGCGCTGATCGCCGCCGCCGCCGCGACGGCGCTCGGCTCCAACCGGGTGATCGAGGCCGAGATCAGCATGGGTGCCGAGGACTTCGCCTGCTATCTGGAGCACGTGCCCGGCGCGATGGTGCGGCTCGGCACGGGCTCGCCGAGCGGCGAGGACCGCCTGCTCGACACCCACCAGTCCGGCTTCGACGTGGACGAGCGCGCCATCGGCTACGGCATCCGCGTCATGGTCCACACCGCCCTCGCCGAACTCACCCAGGTCCCCAGGTAG
- a CDS encoding acyl-CoA mutase large subunit family protein — protein MTQQRLSESGFPLRPVYGPDDLPGNPPEEPGEYPFTRGVYPTMYTSRPWTMRQYAGFGTAAESNARYHQLLNAGTMGLSVAFDLPTQMGFDSDESIASGEVGKVGVAIDSIDDMRRLFHEIPLDKVSTSMTINAPGAVLLLLYQLVAEEQGVSGKALNGTIQNDILKEYIARGTYIYPPKPSLRLVADTFAYCRDEIPKWNTISISGYHMAEAGATPVQEIAFTLANGIEYVRAAIAAGLGVDEFAPRLSFFFVARTTLLEEVAKFRAARRIWARVMKEDFGAKDPKSWMLRFHTQTAGVQLTAQQPEVNLVRVAIQGLGAVLGGTQSLHTNSFDEAIALPTAKAARLALRTQQVLAYETDLTAVVDPFAGSYVVEALTSEIETEALALIDRVFGYGSAVDAIEAGFQKREIESSAYRVALEIDNAERIVVGVNRFTLETEDHYEPLRVDPAIEAEQCARLQTLRAERDNDAVEAALAKLRDAAAGTANVLYPMKEALRARATVGEVSHALRAVWGVYRPSDRF, from the coding sequence ATGACGCAGCAGCGGTTGAGCGAGTCCGGCTTCCCTCTTCGGCCGGTCTACGGCCCGGATGACCTGCCCGGGAACCCTCCCGAGGAGCCCGGTGAATACCCGTTCACCCGCGGCGTCTACCCGACGATGTACACCTCGCGCCCCTGGACGATGCGACAGTATGCCGGTTTCGGCACCGCCGCGGAGTCCAATGCCCGTTACCACCAGTTGCTCAATGCCGGCACCATGGGGCTCTCGGTCGCCTTCGACCTGCCGACCCAGATGGGATTCGACTCCGACGAGTCGATCGCCTCGGGCGAGGTCGGCAAGGTCGGCGTGGCGATCGACTCGATCGACGACATGCGGCGGCTCTTCCACGAGATTCCGCTCGACAAGGTCTCGACGAGCATGACGATCAACGCCCCCGGCGCGGTGCTGCTGCTGCTCTACCAGCTCGTCGCCGAGGAGCAGGGTGTCTCCGGCAAGGCGCTCAACGGCACGATCCAGAACGACATCCTGAAGGAGTACATCGCGCGGGGGACCTACATCTACCCCCCGAAGCCGTCGCTGCGGCTCGTCGCGGACACCTTCGCCTACTGCCGGGACGAGATCCCGAAGTGGAACACGATCTCCATCAGCGGTTATCACATGGCCGAGGCGGGTGCGACGCCCGTGCAGGAGATCGCCTTCACCCTCGCCAACGGCATCGAATACGTCCGTGCCGCCATCGCGGCCGGCCTCGGCGTCGACGAGTTCGCCCCGCGCCTGTCGTTCTTCTTCGTCGCCCGGACGACCCTGCTGGAGGAGGTCGCGAAGTTCCGCGCGGCCCGCCGCATCTGGGCCCGGGTGATGAAGGAGGACTTCGGCGCCAAGGACCCCAAGTCGTGGATGCTGCGCTTCCACACCCAGACCGCCGGTGTGCAGCTCACCGCGCAGCAGCCCGAGGTCAACCTGGTCCGGGTCGCGATCCAGGGTCTCGGTGCGGTGCTCGGCGGCACCCAGTCGCTGCACACCAACTCGTTCGACGAGGCGATCGCGCTGCCGACGGCGAAGGCGGCCCGGCTGGCTCTGCGTACCCAGCAGGTCCTCGCCTATGAGACGGACCTGACGGCGGTCGTGGACCCGTTCGCCGGTTCCTATGTCGTCGAGGCGCTCACCTCGGAGATCGAGACCGAGGCGCTCGCCTTGATCGACCGGGTCTTCGGTTACGGCTCGGCGGTCGACGCGATCGAGGCCGGGTTCCAGAAGCGCGAGATCGAGTCGTCGGCCTACCGGGTGGCGCTGGAGATCGACAACGCCGAGCGGATCGTCGTCGGGGTCAACCGGTTCACGCTGGAGACCGAGGACCACTACGAGCCGCTGCGGGTCGACCCGGCGATCGAGGCCGAGCAGTGCGCCCGGCTGCAGACCCTGCGGGCCGAGCGCGACAACGACGCGGTCGAGGCCGCGCTGGCCAAGCTCCGCGACGCGGCGGCTGGTACGGCGAACGTCCTTTACCCGATGAAGGAGGCCCTGCGGGCGCGGGCCACCGTCGGTGAGGTCTCCCACGCGCTGCGGGCGGTCTGGGGCGTCTACCGCCCGTCGGACCGCTTCTGA
- a CDS encoding serine/threonine-protein kinase, which yields MPTWSGPPNGGRTAPGTMIGGRYALRTALGHGGMGTVWRATDTVLRREVAVKEVVCPTGMSASERDSMYQRTLREARAAAALAHPSVVQVYDVVTEGERPWIVMELLDARSLADMVIEGGPLHPRAVAKIGIALLGALEVAHAAGILHRDVKPANVLITHDGRCVLTDFGVARMPSDVQLTTPGMVLGSPHFISPERAMGGPFGPPSDLFSLGVTLFTAVEGRPPFDKGDPLLTMHAVVEDQPLQPVLAGPLTEVLYGLLIKDPGRRWDVQRSRTVLRDLLAGPLAQNATAQHATDPWAVVAPREQPSWQQQDPAPLAPTAAHPQVGAGQVGGRAMVNTDAIAALTQQQAATGAPKAPRAATGGLLASVRAWPRKVRLGVGAAVAAAALVTTVAAANGVFADDPGSSPTATGPSGAASPSTAASPTVDGIVYKGKGIQVVFPTGWKRTVNNDYVQYDDPANSGRWIRLLVNNGKDAQKTLNSADSQLKKRGCESEYEKVEIRDAQLAGRPGKELEYLCTPEAKNDVEPIARHGLWRAVVVEGKVYQLYLSTTEADFTLAKPVFETVSGTYQVTA from the coding sequence ATGCCTACCTGGAGCGGCCCACCCAACGGCGGCCGTACGGCGCCAGGCACCATGATCGGCGGGCGGTACGCGCTGCGTACCGCGCTCGGCCATGGCGGAATGGGCACGGTCTGGCGGGCGACCGACACCGTGCTGCGACGTGAGGTCGCGGTCAAGGAGGTCGTCTGCCCGACCGGGATGAGCGCCAGCGAGCGCGACTCGATGTACCAGCGGACACTGCGCGAGGCGCGAGCCGCCGCCGCGCTCGCCCACCCCAGCGTGGTGCAGGTCTACGACGTGGTCACCGAGGGCGAGCGGCCCTGGATCGTGATGGAGCTGCTCGACGCCCGCAGCCTCGCCGACATGGTGATCGAGGGCGGCCCGCTGCACCCGCGTGCCGTCGCGAAGATCGGCATCGCGCTGCTCGGCGCGCTGGAGGTCGCGCACGCCGCCGGCATCCTGCACCGCGATGTGAAACCCGCCAACGTGCTGATCACCCACGACGGCCGGTGCGTCCTCACCGACTTCGGCGTGGCCCGGATGCCGAGCGACGTGCAGCTCACCACGCCCGGCATGGTGCTCGGCTCGCCGCACTTCATCTCGCCCGAGCGCGCCATGGGCGGCCCCTTCGGCCCGCCGAGCGACCTCTTCTCGCTCGGCGTCACGCTCTTCACCGCGGTCGAGGGGCGACCGCCCTTCGACAAGGGCGATCCCCTGCTCACGATGCACGCGGTCGTCGAGGACCAGCCGCTACAGCCGGTGCTCGCCGGGCCGCTGACCGAGGTGCTCTACGGCCTGCTGATCAAGGACCCGGGTCGCCGCTGGGACGTCCAGCGCTCCCGGACCGTGCTGCGCGACCTGCTCGCCGGACCACTCGCCCAGAATGCGACAGCTCAGCACGCGACCGACCCGTGGGCGGTCGTCGCACCCCGCGAGCAGCCCTCCTGGCAGCAGCAGGACCCCGCACCGCTGGCGCCGACCGCCGCGCATCCGCAGGTCGGTGCCGGACAGGTCGGCGGGCGCGCGATGGTCAACACCGACGCGATCGCCGCGCTCACCCAGCAGCAGGCCGCCACCGGCGCGCCCAAGGCCCCGCGAGCCGCCACCGGCGGCCTGCTCGCCTCCGTGCGTGCCTGGCCGCGCAAGGTCCGCCTGGGCGTCGGCGCCGCGGTCGCCGCCGCCGCGCTCGTCACCACGGTCGCCGCGGCCAACGGCGTCTTCGCCGACGATCCCGGCTCGTCGCCCACGGCCACCGGCCCGAGCGGCGCCGCCTCGCCGAGCACCGCTGCGAGCCCGACCGTCGACGGCATCGTCTACAAGGGCAAGGGCATCCAGGTGGTCTTCCCCACCGGGTGGAAGCGCACGGTCAACAACGACTACGTGCAGTACGACGACCCCGCCAACAGCGGCCGCTGGATCCGCCTGCTCGTCAACAACGGCAAGGACGCGCAGAAGACCCTCAACAGCGCCGACAGCCAGCTCAAGAAGCGCGGCTGCGAGAGCGAGTACGAGAAGGTGGAGATCCGGGACGCCCAGCTCGCCGGGCGCCCCGGCAAGGAGCTGGAATACCTCTGCACGCCCGAGGCGAAGAACGACGTCGAGCCGATCGCCCGGCACGGGCTGTGGCGGGCCGTCGTGGTCGAGGGCAAGGTCTACCAGCTCTACCTGTCCACCACCGAAGCCGACTTCACTCTCGCGAAGCCGGTCTTCGAGACGGTGTCCGGGACCTACCAGGTCACGGCGTAG
- a CDS encoding phospho-sugar mutase, with protein MTDAADPAALADRVRAWIDDDPDQQSRDELAGLLEKLPDTAGELADRFAGPLTFGTAGLRGPLRAGPNGMNLAVVRQAAAGLVGWLTARDATGPLIIGYDARRGSAQFAAETAKVATGAGLRALVLPRHLPTPLLAFAVKHLGGCAGVMVTASHNPPQDNGYKVYLGEQFGGALGAGAQIVPPVDAEIAALIAGVTRLREVRLGPDGDLLDESIVDAYIESVARVVDADEPKELTIAYTPMHGVGGEVTSRAFVRAGFAEPAVVARQSAPDGTFPTVAFPNPEEPGAMDLVMALADEVGADIAIANDPDADRCAVAVPTAKGWRMLRGDEVGVLLADHLMRRGVHGTYATTIVSSSLLKRIAAARGVGYGETLTGFKWIVRAAEDLVYGYEEALGYCVDPGQVRDKDGISAALLIAELAAGLKTELRTLADRLDELAITYGLHATDQLSVRVEDLSEITAAMARLRAKTPKTLLDEPVLAVEDLLPDSDVIILRTADARVVVRPSGTEPKLKAYLEVVEGVAEGDVAAARERAAATLTALRTETAAALGIWSVNP; from the coding sequence ATGACCGACGCCGCAGATCCCGCCGCCCTCGCCGACCGCGTCCGCGCCTGGATCGATGACGACCCCGACCAGCAGTCCCGCGACGAACTCGCGGGACTGCTGGAAAAGCTCCCCGACACGGCCGGCGAACTCGCCGACCGGTTCGCCGGACCACTCACCTTCGGCACCGCCGGCCTGCGCGGCCCGCTGCGGGCCGGCCCCAACGGGATGAACCTCGCCGTCGTCCGCCAGGCAGCGGCCGGGCTGGTCGGCTGGCTCACCGCCCGCGACGCCACCGGTCCGCTCATCATCGGGTACGACGCACGCCGCGGTTCGGCACAGTTCGCCGCCGAGACCGCGAAGGTCGCCACCGGAGCCGGACTGCGTGCGCTCGTGCTGCCGCGCCACCTGCCGACGCCGCTGCTCGCCTTCGCCGTGAAGCACCTCGGCGGCTGCGCTGGTGTCATGGTGACCGCCTCGCACAACCCGCCCCAGGACAACGGCTACAAGGTCTACCTCGGCGAGCAGTTCGGCGGGGCGCTCGGGGCGGGTGCGCAGATCGTGCCGCCCGTCGACGCGGAGATCGCCGCCCTGATCGCCGGGGTCACCCGGCTGCGCGAGGTGCGGCTCGGCCCGGACGGGGACCTGCTCGACGAGTCGATCGTGGACGCCTACATCGAGTCGGTCGCCCGGGTCGTCGACGCCGACGAGCCCAAGGAGCTCACGATCGCCTACACCCCGATGCACGGCGTCGGTGGCGAGGTCACGAGCAGGGCTTTCGTCAGGGCGGGGTTCGCCGAGCCGGCCGTCGTCGCCCGGCAGTCCGCGCCCGACGGCACCTTCCCGACCGTGGCCTTCCCCAACCCGGAGGAGCCGGGGGCGATGGATCTCGTCATGGCGCTCGCGGACGAGGTCGGTGCCGACATCGCCATCGCCAACGACCCGGACGCGGACCGCTGCGCCGTCGCCGTGCCGACCGCGAAGGGCTGGCGGATGCTGCGCGGCGACGAGGTCGGCGTACTCCTCGCCGACCACCTGATGCGTCGTGGCGTCCACGGTACGTATGCCACCACGATCGTCTCGTCGTCGCTGCTCAAGCGCATCGCGGCTGCCCGGGGGGTCGGCTACGGCGAGACGCTGACCGGGTTCAAGTGGATCGTGCGGGCGGCCGAGGACCTCGTCTACGGCTACGAGGAGGCGCTGGGCTACTGCGTCGACCCCGGGCAGGTACGCGACAAGGACGGCATCTCCGCCGCGCTCCTCATCGCGGAGCTCGCCGCCGGGCTCAAGACGGAGCTGCGGACCCTCGCCGACCGGCTGGACGAGCTGGCGATCACCTACGGGCTGCACGCCACCGATCAGCTCTCCGTTCGCGTCGAGGACCTCTCCGAGATCACCGCGGCGATGGCCCGGCTGCGGGCGAAGACCCCGAAGACGCTGCTCGACGAGCCCGTCCTCGCCGTCGAGGACCTGCTGCCCGACTCCGACGTCATCATCCTGCGCACGGCGGACGCCCGGGTCGTCGTCCGGCCGTCCGGGACCGAGCCGAAGCTCAAGGCGTACCTGGAGGTGGTTGAAGGGGTCGCGGAGGGCGACGTGGCGGCGGCCCGGGAGCGCGCGGCGGCCACCCTCACCGCCCTGCGCACCGAGACCGCCGCAGCACTCGGCATCTGGTCGGTGAACCCGTGA